From Eleftheria terrae, the proteins below share one genomic window:
- a CDS encoding phage terminase large subunit family protein: protein MDFNYEGAVEIERAWRQGLTPDPLLTVSEWADRHRVLSSKASAEPGRWRTARTPYLREILDCLSPTSAVERVVFMKGAQVGATEAGSSWIGYVIHHSPGPMMAVWPTVEMAKRNSKQRIDPLVEESPALAELIAPARSRDAGNTILSKEFRGGVLVMTGANSAVGLRSMPVRYLFLDEVDGYPLDVEGEGDAISLAEARTRTFARRKIFIVSTPTIAGASTIEREYEASDQRRYFVPCPHCAHSQWLRFERLRWERERPHTVAYICEDCDAPIPEHHKTRMLERGQWRATVTGGSRRTAGFHLSSLYSPIGWRSWRDIAAAWESATAKESRSSAAIKTFKNTELGETWAEDGEAPDWQRLLERRESYRPGTVPWGGLLLVAGADIQKDRIEVSVWAWGRGKESWLIEHRVLMGDTGRADVWRQLGALLNETWTHESGVQMPLAKLAVDTGFQTQEAYAFVRACHDSRVMAVKGVPTGAALIGTPTAVDVTAAGRRLRRGIKVFAVAVGLAKQELYSNLRKAPNVDPSTGEIAYPPGYVHLPTMDAEYLQQLCAEQLVTRRDRNGFPVREWQKMRERNEALDIAVYARAAAAACGLDRLEERHWRELERPFKIDQVQPPALRPDPEPPPLFNVSRHEATDRGGFAASGAPSPLRRVVKSRWMSS, encoded by the coding sequence ATGGACTTCAACTACGAAGGGGCGGTCGAGATCGAACGCGCCTGGCGGCAGGGCTTGACGCCGGATCCACTGCTGACGGTCTCCGAATGGGCTGACCGACACCGAGTGCTGTCCAGCAAGGCATCGGCCGAGCCGGGACGCTGGCGCACCGCCCGCACGCCCTACCTGCGCGAAATCCTCGACTGCCTCTCGCCGACGTCAGCTGTGGAGCGCGTGGTGTTCATGAAGGGAGCGCAGGTTGGGGCCACTGAGGCAGGCAGTAGTTGGATTGGCTACGTGATCCATCACTCTCCCGGTCCCATGATGGCAGTCTGGCCGACGGTGGAGATGGCCAAGCGCAACTCCAAGCAGCGGATCGATCCGCTGGTGGAGGAGTCACCGGCACTGGCCGAGCTGATTGCGCCGGCTCGCAGCCGGGACGCTGGCAACACCATCCTGTCCAAGGAGTTCCGTGGCGGGGTGCTGGTGATGACCGGGGCCAACAGCGCGGTGGGCCTGCGTTCGATGCCGGTGCGCTACCTGTTCCTGGATGAGGTGGACGGCTATCCGCTGGACGTTGAGGGCGAAGGGGATGCCATCTCGCTGGCGGAGGCCCGCACTCGCACCTTCGCCCGGCGCAAGATCTTCATCGTGTCGACGCCGACCATCGCCGGAGCGTCGACCATCGAGCGCGAGTACGAAGCGTCGGACCAACGTCGCTACTTCGTGCCGTGCCCCCACTGCGCCCACAGCCAATGGCTGCGCTTCGAGCGACTGCGCTGGGAGCGGGAGCGGCCGCACACCGTCGCCTACATCTGCGAGGATTGTGACGCGCCCATCCCGGAGCACCACAAGACCCGGATGCTGGAGCGCGGGCAGTGGCGGGCGACGGTCACGGGCGGCTCGCGGCGGACGGCTGGCTTCCACTTGTCGTCGCTGTACAGCCCGATCGGCTGGCGGTCGTGGCGCGACATTGCCGCCGCCTGGGAGAGCGCCACCGCCAAGGAATCCCGCTCGTCGGCGGCCATCAAGACGTTCAAGAACACGGAGCTCGGCGAGACCTGGGCCGAGGACGGCGAAGCGCCCGACTGGCAGCGGCTTTTGGAGCGGCGCGAGAGCTACCGCCCGGGGACGGTCCCCTGGGGCGGCCTGCTGCTGGTGGCTGGCGCCGATATCCAGAAGGACCGCATCGAAGTGTCGGTCTGGGCCTGGGGCCGGGGCAAGGAATCCTGGTTGATCGAGCACCGCGTGCTCATGGGCGACACCGGTCGAGCCGACGTGTGGCGCCAGCTCGGCGCGCTGCTGAACGAAACCTGGACCCACGAGAGTGGGGTGCAGATGCCGCTGGCCAAGCTGGCGGTGGACACGGGTTTCCAGACGCAGGAGGCCTACGCGTTCGTGCGCGCCTGCCACGACAGCCGGGTGATGGCGGTCAAGGGTGTGCCGACCGGTGCCGCACTGATCGGGACACCGACCGCGGTGGATGTCACGGCGGCTGGCCGCCGGCTGCGGCGCGGCATCAAGGTCTTTGCGGTGGCAGTGGGCCTCGCCAAGCAGGAGCTGTACAGCAACCTGCGAAAGGCGCCGAACGTCGATCCGAGCACTGGGGAGATCGCCTATCCGCCGGGCTACGTGCACCTGCCCACCATGGACGCCGAGTACCTGCAGCAGCTGTGCGCGGAGCAACTGGTCACCCGGCGCGACCGCAACGGTTTCCCGGTGCGGGAGTGGCAAAAGATGCGCGAGAGGAACGAGGCCCTGGATATCGCGGTCTACGCCCGAGCTGCCGCCGCTGCTTGCGGACTCGATCGATTGGAGGAGCGCCACTGGCGTGAGTTGGAGCGTCCCTTCAAGATCGATCAAGTACAGCCGCCAGCGCTCCGGCCCGATCCCGAACCGCCGCCTCTCTTCAACGTTTCCCGCCATGAAGCCACCGATCGCGGTGGCTTCGCTGCTTCTGGGGCCCCCAGCCCGTTGCGGCGTGTCGTCAAGAGCCGCTGGATGTCGTCATGA
- a CDS encoding DUF6441 family protein — MNLRLTAGGLLGSGGFDAWQENFRRSLRTDVVKAMRETGKEIAETVRSEMRAVFKTAKPSFLKSMRSKVFDSKPDRLPALYIGSKVPWLGLHEQGGSIKDRMLIPLLPQHQRLGRKAFARVVRDLTDSGNAFFVQRDGRTILMAENLSANSRALTRFRRTERERSGVKRLKRGQEIPIAVFVRQVRLRRRFDLTRTVSRDLRRLVAAIEKASTST, encoded by the coding sequence ATGAACCTGCGACTCACCGCTGGCGGCCTGCTGGGATCGGGCGGTTTCGACGCATGGCAGGAGAACTTTCGGCGTTCCCTCCGAACCGACGTGGTCAAGGCCATGCGGGAGACCGGTAAGGAGATAGCCGAGACCGTCCGGTCCGAGATGCGGGCAGTCTTCAAGACTGCCAAGCCATCCTTCCTGAAGTCGATGCGCTCCAAGGTCTTCGACAGCAAGCCGGACCGCTTGCCCGCGCTTTACATCGGTTCCAAGGTCCCCTGGCTTGGCCTCCACGAGCAGGGTGGCTCCATCAAGGACCGCATGTTGATCCCGCTGCTGCCGCAACACCAGCGCTTGGGCCGCAAGGCATTTGCCCGCGTGGTGCGCGACCTGACGGACTCCGGCAACGCGTTTTTCGTCCAGAGGGATGGGCGCACGATCCTGATGGCGGAGAACCTCTCTGCCAACAGCCGGGCGCTCACCCGCTTTCGGCGCACCGAGCGGGAACGCAGCGGCGTCAAGCGGCTGAAGCGGGGACAGGAGATCCCGATTGCCGTGTTTGTGCGGCAAGTTCGCCTGCGGCGCCGGTTCGACCTGACGCGCACGGTGAGCCGCGACTTGCGCCGCTTGGTCGCGGCCATCGAGAAGGCCTCGACCTCAACCTGA
- a CDS encoding head decoration protein translates to MPVLREPNNLGDLLKYEAPNLYSRENATVAAGQKLALGAVVGREAATGKIKALAPAAKDGTEVAEAVLAFDIDASLGERADAVLIVRHAVFARAALVWPAGITPEQRSAAIAQLAVRGLAVRDSA, encoded by the coding sequence GTGCCCGTGCTCCGTGAACCCAACAACCTGGGCGACCTGCTGAAGTACGAGGCGCCGAACCTGTACTCCCGCGAGAACGCCACCGTGGCCGCCGGCCAGAAACTCGCCCTCGGCGCCGTCGTCGGCCGAGAGGCGGCCACCGGCAAGATCAAGGCGCTGGCCCCTGCCGCCAAGGACGGTACGGAGGTGGCCGAGGCCGTGCTCGCCTTCGACATCGATGCGTCGCTGGGCGAGCGGGCCGATGCGGTTCTGATCGTGCGCCACGCTGTCTTCGCCCGCGCCGCGCTGGTATGGCCCGCCGGTATCACGCCGGAGCAGCGCTCCGCTGCGATCGCCCAGCTCGCCGTCCGCGGGCTGGCCGTCCGCGACAGCGCGTGA
- a CDS encoding S49 family peptidase: MSLPYLASRLYGTPLLITRSKLDVILAVLGSRLGWSSAEAYPALPVPRTAASPPAPGIALIPIHGTLVRRSMGLEAASGLTSYAEIGARLDAALADPEVKGILLDVDSPGGEAGGVFELAQRIRTASRSKPVWAHANDAAYSAAYAIAAAASRLTLSQTAGVGSIGVIALHVDQSAKDLQDGLAYRAVYAGHHKNDFSPHAPLTPEAASALQTEVDRLYGIFVGSVAQMRGLSEDAVQATEARLLFGHAAVDAGLADAVLSLDAVQAEFAAHLAGPATLLPSLAAAMSRPASASPSSSLTEHSMHSTDLMDPPADAVPPATAALPSAAVSVPVAAAAYRNEAHAIAELCLIAGAPGRTAEFLGAGMTQDQVRRVLLDARASQPEISSRITADAGTSASASPESNPLMSAVKKLISRS, from the coding sequence ATGTCACTCCCCTACCTGGCGTCCCGGCTGTACGGGACGCCGCTGCTGATCACCCGATCCAAGCTGGACGTCATCCTGGCGGTGCTGGGGTCGCGCCTTGGCTGGTCCAGCGCCGAGGCGTACCCGGCGTTGCCGGTGCCCCGTACAGCGGCCAGCCCGCCCGCCCCCGGCATCGCCCTGATCCCGATCCACGGCACCCTGGTGCGCCGCTCGATGGGTCTGGAGGCGGCCTCCGGCTTGACCTCCTATGCCGAGATCGGCGCCCGGCTGGACGCGGCGCTGGCCGATCCGGAGGTCAAGGGCATCCTGCTGGACGTCGATTCGCCTGGCGGCGAGGCGGGTGGCGTGTTCGAGCTGGCGCAGCGCATCCGCACGGCCAGTCGGAGCAAGCCGGTCTGGGCCCACGCCAACGATGCCGCCTACTCGGCGGCCTATGCGATCGCCGCAGCGGCAAGCCGGTTGACGCTGTCGCAAACCGCGGGGGTGGGCTCCATTGGGGTCATCGCCCTGCATGTGGACCAGTCCGCCAAGGATCTGCAGGACGGACTGGCGTACCGCGCGGTCTACGCTGGCCACCACAAGAACGATTTCAGCCCGCATGCGCCCCTGACGCCCGAAGCCGCCTCTGCCTTGCAGACCGAGGTCGATCGCCTCTACGGGATCTTTGTCGGCTCCGTAGCGCAGATGCGCGGGCTGAGCGAAGACGCCGTGCAGGCGACCGAGGCGCGGTTGCTGTTCGGCCACGCTGCTGTCGACGCTGGGCTGGCCGATGCCGTGCTGAGCCTGGATGCGGTGCAGGCGGAGTTTGCCGCCCACCTCGCCGGTCCAGCCACTCTCCTTCCTTCGCTTGCCGCGGCGATGTCGCGGCCCGCTTCCGCTTCTCCTTCTTCCTCACTCACGGAGCACTCGATGCACTCCACCGACCTCATGGACCCGCCGGCTGACGCGGTGCCGCCCGCCACCGCTGCTCTGCCGTCGGCAGCCGTCTCGGTGCCTGTCGCAGCAGCGGCCTATCGCAACGAGGCGCACGCCATCGCCGAGCTGTGCCTGATCGCTGGCGCGCCGGGGCGCACCGCCGAGTTCCTTGGTGCCGGCATGACGCAGGACCAGGTCCGCCGGGTGCTGCTCGACGCCCGGGCCAGCCAGCCGGAGATCAGCTCGCGGATCACGGCCGACGCCGGCACGTCGGCATCGGCTTCGCCGGAATCGAATCCGCTGATGTCAGCCGTCAAGAAACTGATCTCCCGGAGCTGA
- a CDS encoding tape measure protein, which yields MAQNRAQILITAVDDTRRAFQSIQASLAQLGELAAQVGASLQQVGAGISHGAGVRELQAAAEQYAALQGRLQLAAVSKDVSRAEAPRPDITGREQTALAETAALHARLTVAARNAARPQGDVVSATAGIGQAAAQSVRALQPLQAGMARLRAEAGQLGSALGQMGAALGVGAGVRQLTGAADQYKGLQARLKLAVTSQEEFTHAEGELFEMAQRNRAPWAETVSLYTKLAPTLQALGRSQSEALDTTNAVGQAMALSGSSAEGASAALMQLGQALGSGTLRGDEFNSVMDQAPRLATAIAAGLGVPKDALRQLAEQGKLTSAAVIDALLKQRSRLAEEYGSLPDTVSGALTRLQNAFVRAFGSRDSASGWTAGLAQGIQLLAQHIDGLMTLVGVGLMAAFGRLVSSMVASTTAARAEAAARLGQLRGLEAEAVARMRVTAAALAQARAQGTTSVALATDAVQARKQAGAASAAVAQAVASTGLLGRAAAALRGAFALLGGPIGMVVTAVGLLGSTLYTARDAVVEFGGKTASIRQIVAAAWSLVTEKVQAAWGALVELVRINDRTWARLRDTVNGGLTRLGIGLRALVNTGIGAFTAIGSVAARTAEFLVERFRTAFSDIGALTRALKQDIAAAFEGDFSMSAMKGEIDRNLQQMQSIGDELAGKVREAFDRDYVGEAAQAIAARIKPDPKKQDIYADPPKPGPPPPRGAAARQALLKAQADAAFQLLKDSLEREQRALDRALEDRTISIRGYHERKARLEQQEIDAEINRTRQSIAEQQRAVKAAEKPDDRAKAQAELAKTNADLTVLLRKRGDVAVTAARAAATAERELREELTKLREELLDLTQASTAQDRRAAIEEQYRKLMERLRAEGDGAGIATLGRLVDVKAASADLATYEREFDTTLARMRAAEQSIDLQRQAGLLTESQAKRQILALHRVTGTALDALLPKLETTATAIGPDAVARVQAWKNEIAQVKLAVDEVAVAIDGSIRDGFGQLFEDIGRGAKTAKEAFGDFARSVLATIQRIASQKLAESLFASLPKGSGGRSGFAGFISSLVKGYASGGYVSGPGTSTSDSIPARLSAGEFVVNAAAVRRVGVAFLQSINGVAQGPAFKGPALAFAAGGLVPDVQPRQPAPAAQGVRIVNVIDPAMAADYLNSSAGERTILNVLQRNAGAVRQVLT from the coding sequence ATGGCTCAAAACCGAGCGCAGATCCTTATTACCGCCGTCGACGACACGCGGCGCGCCTTCCAAAGCATCCAGGCCAGCCTGGCTCAGTTGGGCGAACTGGCCGCGCAAGTGGGGGCTTCACTGCAACAGGTGGGTGCGGGCATCAGCCACGGGGCGGGCGTGCGCGAGCTGCAGGCAGCCGCCGAGCAGTACGCCGCGCTGCAAGGCCGGCTCCAGCTGGCAGCAGTCTCGAAGGACGTCTCACGCGCCGAGGCGCCGCGGCCGGATATCACGGGGCGCGAACAGACAGCTCTCGCCGAGACGGCAGCACTACACGCGCGGCTGACAGTGGCAGCGCGCAACGCTGCCCGACCGCAGGGCGACGTGGTGTCCGCCACGGCCGGTATCGGCCAGGCTGCTGCACAGTCGGTCCGCGCCCTGCAACCGCTGCAGGCCGGGATGGCGCGCCTGCGGGCAGAAGCCGGCCAGCTGGGCTCGGCTCTCGGGCAAATGGGCGCGGCCCTTGGGGTTGGCGCGGGCGTGCGCCAGCTGACGGGGGCGGCAGACCAGTACAAGGGGTTGCAGGCCCGCCTCAAGCTGGCGGTCACCTCCCAGGAGGAGTTCACCCATGCCGAGGGTGAACTGTTCGAGATGGCTCAGCGCAACCGGGCGCCCTGGGCGGAAACGGTGTCGCTTTACACCAAGCTGGCCCCGACCCTGCAGGCCCTGGGCCGGTCCCAGTCGGAGGCGCTGGACACCACCAACGCTGTCGGACAGGCCATGGCGTTGTCCGGCAGCTCCGCAGAAGGTGCCTCAGCCGCGCTGATGCAGCTGGGCCAGGCCCTGGGCAGCGGCACGCTGCGCGGCGACGAGTTCAATTCGGTCATGGACCAAGCCCCCCGGCTGGCGACCGCCATTGCCGCCGGCCTGGGTGTCCCGAAAGACGCGCTGCGCCAACTAGCGGAACAGGGCAAGCTGACCTCCGCCGCGGTCATCGATGCCCTGCTGAAACAGCGCAGCCGGCTGGCCGAGGAGTACGGCAGCCTGCCGGACACCGTATCCGGTGCCTTGACCCGCCTGCAGAACGCCTTTGTGCGGGCCTTTGGCAGCCGGGACAGCGCCAGTGGCTGGACCGCCGGGCTGGCGCAAGGCATCCAATTGCTGGCGCAGCACATCGATGGCTTGATGACGCTGGTGGGCGTTGGGTTGATGGCGGCGTTCGGGCGGCTGGTGAGCTCGATGGTCGCCAGCACGACGGCGGCCCGAGCTGAGGCGGCCGCGCGCCTCGGCCAGCTGCGGGGGCTCGAAGCCGAAGCGGTCGCCCGCATGCGGGTCACTGCGGCGGCCCTCGCTCAGGCGCGGGCCCAAGGCACGACATCGGTCGCACTCGCCACGGACGCGGTGCAGGCTCGCAAACAAGCTGGCGCGGCCAGCGCCGCTGTGGCGCAGGCGGTGGCCTCGACCGGTCTGCTCGGCCGGGCTGCGGCGGCGCTGCGGGGCGCCTTCGCGCTCCTGGGCGGTCCCATTGGTATGGTGGTGACGGCGGTCGGCCTGCTGGGCTCTACCTTGTACACCGCCCGGGACGCAGTGGTCGAGTTCGGCGGCAAGACCGCCTCGATCCGGCAGATCGTCGCCGCCGCCTGGTCGCTGGTGACCGAGAAGGTGCAGGCGGCCTGGGGCGCCTTGGTGGAGTTGGTCCGCATCAACGACCGCACCTGGGCGCGTCTGCGCGACACCGTCAACGGTGGCCTCACCCGCCTCGGCATCGGACTGCGGGCGCTGGTGAACACGGGAATCGGCGCCTTCACGGCGATCGGCTCGGTGGCGGCCAGGACAGCGGAATTCCTGGTCGAGCGTTTCAGAACCGCGTTCTCGGACATCGGAGCACTGACCCGCGCCTTGAAGCAGGACATCGCGGCGGCCTTCGAGGGCGATTTCTCGATGAGCGCGATGAAGGGTGAAATCGACCGCAACCTGCAGCAGATGCAGAGCATCGGCGACGAACTTGCCGGCAAGGTGCGGGAGGCGTTCGACCGCGACTACGTCGGCGAGGCGGCCCAGGCCATTGCGGCCCGCATCAAACCGGATCCGAAGAAGCAGGACATCTATGCCGATCCGCCGAAGCCCGGCCCACCCCCGCCGCGGGGCGCAGCCGCCCGGCAAGCGTTGCTGAAGGCGCAGGCGGACGCCGCGTTCCAATTGCTCAAGGACAGCCTCGAGCGGGAACAGCGGGCGCTGGACCGGGCACTGGAGGACCGCACGATTTCGATCCGCGGCTATCACGAGCGTAAGGCGCGGCTGGAGCAGCAGGAGATTGACGCGGAGATCAACCGCACCAGGCAATCCATCGCTGAACAGCAGCGCGCCGTCAAGGCAGCGGAGAAGCCGGACGATCGCGCCAAGGCGCAGGCCGAGCTGGCCAAGACCAACGCCGACCTGACGGTGCTCCTGCGCAAGCGTGGCGACGTCGCTGTGACCGCAGCCCGCGCCGCGGCCACAGCAGAACGCGAGCTGAGGGAGGAGCTCACCAAGCTGCGAGAAGAACTGCTGGACCTGACGCAGGCCAGCACGGCGCAGGACCGGCGTGCGGCCATCGAGGAGCAGTACCGCAAGCTGATGGAGCGGCTACGTGCCGAAGGCGACGGCGCCGGTATAGCGACCCTGGGCCGCCTCGTCGACGTCAAAGCTGCTTCAGCCGACCTCGCCACCTACGAACGGGAGTTCGACACCACCCTGGCCCGCATGCGCGCCGCTGAGCAGTCCATCGACCTACAGCGCCAGGCCGGCCTGCTGACCGAATCGCAGGCGAAGCGGCAGATCCTGGCGCTGCACCGGGTGACCGGCACCGCGCTCGATGCCCTCCTGCCCAAACTCGAAACCACCGCCACAGCGATCGGCCCGGACGCGGTGGCCCGGGTGCAGGCGTGGAAAAACGAGATCGCTCAGGTGAAGCTCGCGGTCGACGAGGTGGCGGTGGCCATCGACGGCAGCATCCGGGACGGCTTCGGGCAGCTGTTCGAGGACATCGGCCGTGGCGCGAAAACCGCCAAGGAGGCCTTCGGGGACTTCGCTCGCTCGGTGCTGGCGACCATCCAGCGGATTGCGTCGCAGAAGCTGGCAGAGTCGCTCTTCGCCAGTTTGCCGAAAGGAAGCGGCGGGAGGTCGGGCTTTGCTGGGTTTATTTCCTCCCTGGTCAAGGGCTACGCCTCGGGGGGCTATGTGTCGGGCCCGGGCACTTCCACCAGCGATTCAATCCCCGCCCGCCTGTCTGCCGGGGAGTTTGTCGTCAACGCGGCAGCGGTGCGCCGGGTGGGAGTGGCCTTCCTGCAGTCGATCAATGGCGTGGCGCAGGGACCGGCCTTCAAGGGGCCGGCACTTGCCTTTGCGGCCGGCGGCCTGGTTCCCGACGTCCAGCCTCGTCAGCCAGCTCCCGCCGCCCAGGGCGTGCGCATCGTCAACGTGATCGACCCCGCAATGGCGGCCGACTACCTCAACTCGTCGGCGGGCGAGCGAACCATCCTCAACGTCCTGCAGCGCAACGCCGGTGCGGTGCGGCAGGTCCTGACCTGA
- a CDS encoding phage head-tail joining protein — MPYTSKDLQHLEAALAKGERRVSFGDKTVEYRDVDELRAALREVKRDLAAQGVTARPPRQIRITTSKST, encoded by the coding sequence ATGCCGTATACCTCCAAAGACCTCCAGCACCTGGAAGCAGCGCTTGCCAAAGGCGAGCGCCGCGTTAGCTTCGGCGACAAGACCGTCGAGTACCGTGACGTCGACGAGCTGCGGGCGGCTCTGCGAGAGGTCAAGCGGGACCTGGCGGCGCAAGGCGTGACGGCTCGCCCGCCGCGACAGATCCGCATCACGACCAGCAAGTCCACCTGA
- a CDS encoding major capsid protein has product MQNPFNNPAFSTAALTAAINILPNRYGRLESLNLMPVKSVRLRQILIEERNGVLNLLPTRPPGAPGTVGTRGKRGIRSFVVPHIPHDDVVLPEEVQGLRAFGSETELESIAGVMAGHLDTMRNKHAITLEHLRMGALKGVILDADGSVLYDLYREFDIQPKTISFGLENEKTNVKAKCIEVLAHIEENLRGEFMTGVHCLCSPEFFAALTGHATVIKAYERWQDGAVLINDVRQGFRYGSILFEEYRGQASDEDGNTRRFIAAGEAQAFPLGTISTFATYVAPADFNETVNTPGQPLYAKQAPRKFDRGTDLHTQSNPLPMCHRPALLVKLKV; this is encoded by the coding sequence ATGCAGAACCCCTTCAACAACCCGGCGTTTTCCACCGCCGCCCTGACGGCAGCCATCAACATCCTGCCCAACCGCTACGGCCGGCTGGAGTCGCTCAACCTGATGCCGGTCAAGTCGGTGCGGCTGCGCCAGATCCTGATCGAGGAGCGCAACGGCGTGCTCAACCTGCTGCCCACACGGCCGCCCGGCGCGCCGGGTACGGTCGGCACGCGGGGCAAGCGGGGCATCCGCTCCTTTGTCGTGCCGCACATCCCCCACGACGACGTGGTGCTGCCCGAGGAAGTGCAGGGGCTGCGCGCCTTCGGCAGCGAAACCGAGCTGGAGTCCATCGCGGGCGTCATGGCCGGCCACCTGGACACCATGCGCAACAAGCACGCCATCACGCTGGAACACCTGCGCATGGGGGCCCTCAAGGGTGTCATCCTCGACGCCGACGGCTCGGTGCTCTATGACCTCTACCGCGAGTTCGACATCCAGCCCAAGACGATCAGCTTTGGGCTGGAGAACGAGAAGACGAACGTCAAGGCCAAGTGCATCGAAGTGCTGGCCCACATCGAGGAGAACCTGCGAGGGGAGTTCATGACGGGCGTGCACTGCCTGTGCTCGCCGGAGTTCTTTGCCGCGCTGACCGGTCACGCCACGGTGATCAAGGCCTACGAGCGCTGGCAGGACGGTGCGGTCCTCATCAACGATGTGCGCCAGGGTTTCCGCTACGGCTCCATCCTGTTCGAGGAATACCGCGGTCAGGCCAGCGACGAAGACGGCAACACCCGGCGCTTCATTGCAGCCGGAGAGGCCCAGGCCTTCCCGCTCGGAACGATCAGCACCTTTGCCACCTATGTTGCGCCGGCCGATTTCAATGAGACGGTCAACACGCCGGGGCAGCCGCTGTACGCAAAGCAGGCGCCGCGCAAGTTCGATCGAGGCACCGACCTGCACACGCAGAGCAACCCGTTGCCGATGTGCCACCGGCCGGCCCTGCTGGTGAAGCTGAAGGTGTGA
- a CDS encoding head-tail joining protein: MSIEDLYLAAARAGLLTDVEVGGRTVAVDFRAPDETVLDGLSLSADPSLRYPASWLPELAAGHLLRLGDRNYRVRLVRAVGDGSERQALLTSA, translated from the coding sequence ATGTCCATCGAGGACCTGTACCTCGCCGCTGCTCGCGCGGGATTGCTGACCGATGTGGAGGTCGGCGGCCGCACTGTGGCCGTGGACTTCCGCGCTCCCGACGAGACCGTGCTAGATGGCCTGTCGCTCTCGGCCGATCCTTCACTCCGCTACCCCGCGTCGTGGCTGCCTGAGTTGGCCGCCGGCCATTTGCTGCGCCTCGGCGACCGGAACTACCGGGTGCGCCTGGTCCGCGCGGTCGGCGACGGCAGCGAGCGGCAGGCGCTGCTCACCTCAGCCTGA
- a CDS encoding phage portal protein — translation MGWLAKLRRGLFGATPTYDGVGGGRRAVTWQVGNPGAVAALAFSQNELRAKSRDLVRRNAWAAAGTEAFVANAIGTGIKPQSLVLDVAQREMIQALWRDWCEDADAAGLTDFYGLQSLACRAMLEGGEALVRLRYRRPEDRLPVALQIQVLEPEHLPATMNLELLSGNVVRAGIEFDRLGRRVAYHLYRSHPNDGALAPMSGVGGMETVRIPASEVIHLFRLLRPGQIRGEPWLARALVKLHELDQYDDAELVRKKTAAMFAGFITRGAPEDNLMGEGEPDAHGAALAGLEPGTLQFLEPGEDIRFSTPADVGSSYADFMRQQFRAVAAAMGITYEMLTGDLTQVNYSSIRAGLLEFRRRCEALQHGVIVHQLCRPIWRAWMTQAVLEGALELPGYTRRRRQYQAVKWIPQGWQWVDPKKEFDAMNTAIRSGLLSRSEAISASGYDAEDVDREIAADNERADALGLVFDSDPRHDRPAATTPAPAVHEQDL, via the coding sequence ATGGGCTGGTTGGCCAAACTCAGGCGTGGCCTGTTCGGGGCGACGCCCACCTACGACGGTGTCGGCGGTGGCCGCCGAGCTGTTACCTGGCAGGTCGGCAACCCGGGCGCCGTGGCGGCGCTGGCGTTCAGCCAGAACGAGCTGCGCGCCAAGAGCCGTGACCTGGTGCGCCGTAACGCCTGGGCAGCCGCCGGCACCGAGGCGTTTGTCGCCAATGCCATCGGCACCGGCATCAAGCCGCAGTCGCTGGTGCTGGATGTCGCGCAGCGCGAGATGATCCAGGCGCTGTGGCGCGACTGGTGCGAAGATGCCGACGCCGCAGGCCTCACTGACTTCTACGGCCTGCAGTCGCTGGCCTGCCGGGCGATGCTGGAGGGCGGCGAGGCGCTGGTCCGCCTGCGCTACCGTCGGCCCGAGGACCGCCTGCCGGTGGCCCTGCAGATCCAGGTGCTGGAGCCGGAACACCTGCCGGCCACGATGAACCTGGAACTGCTGTCGGGCAACGTGGTGCGGGCGGGCATTGAATTCGACCGATTGGGCCGGCGGGTGGCCTACCACCTCTACCGCTCGCATCCAAACGATGGCGCGCTGGCGCCCATGTCCGGCGTCGGTGGCATGGAGACGGTGCGCATCCCGGCCAGCGAGGTAATCCACCTGTTCCGTCTTCTGCGCCCCGGCCAAATCCGCGGTGAGCCCTGGCTCGCCCGTGCCCTGGTCAAGCTGCACGAGCTGGATCAGTATGACGACGCGGAGCTGGTGCGCAAGAAGACCGCCGCCATGTTCGCGGGCTTTATCACCCGTGGTGCCCCCGAGGACAACCTGATGGGCGAAGGCGAGCCGGACGCCCACGGCGCGGCGCTCGCCGGGCTGGAGCCTGGCACCCTGCAGTTCCTGGAGCCCGGTGAGGACATCCGATTTTCCACACCGGCGGACGTTGGCAGCTCCTATGCCGATTTCATGCGGCAGCAGTTCCGCGCCGTAGCCGCCGCGATGGGCATCACCTACGAGATGTTGACCGGCGACCTCACCCAGGTGAACTACTCCTCCATCCGTGCTGGGCTGCTGGAGTTCCGCCGTCGCTGCGAAGCGCTGCAGCACGGCGTGATCGTGCACCAGCTGTGCCGGCCGATCTGGCGGGCCTGGATGACCCAGGCGGTGCTGGAAGGGGCGCTGGAGCTGCCCGGCTACACGCGGCGCCGCCGACAGTACCAGGCGGTGAAGTGGATCCCGCAAGGCTGGCAGTGGGTGGACCCGAAGAAGGAGTTCGACGCGATGAACACCGCGATCCGCTCAGGTCTGCTCTCACGCTCCGAGGCGATCTCTGCGTCGGGCTACGACGCCGAGGACGTTGACCGGGAGATTGCGGCCGACAACGAACGCGCCGACGCGTTAGGGCTGGTTTTCGACTCCGACCCGCGGCACGACCGGCCTGCGGCGACGACACCGGCACCCGCCGTCCATGAACAGGACCTCTGA